The window AGCGTTTCTCAATTTAACGTCACTAAGTCATAGTTAAGAGATTCATTTCTCATTATTAcaacttacaaaaaaatatttttcctcatctgtagtaaaaaaaacaaaacaggctTCCAAAGTGTATTAGTTTGAATCACAGAACAGACCATTTTTATTGCGTAAATAACATCTTTATCTTAGTCAATACAAAAATTGCACCTTCCTCACAGAAACACACTGGCAGTCTTTTGCACATCATCTGTCCTCAGTTGCGCAGTCCCTGTCACTGCTGCCTTACAGTTGATGTATATTAGTATCCCCATTTTTGAATTATATCAAAAGTGTGTTAGTGTGCAAAAGTGTTGGTTTCAGTCTCCTCATCACGATGATCGTGTATTTCCAGTGTGTCCTCATTTGGCTTCAGACTTCAGAACAATCAAGCCCCCATCAATCTTGTGTTGGTATTCCCTCTCCGATTGTTTTCTTCTGTAGACATCATCTGTGGAGGCAGAGAATAATGTAAACACTTATCCATAACAATCACCAATACAGAATTAACAGTGATTCATATAAGCTTACATAAAAATAGGGTATTTAATATTAGTCAACTGTGTACCATCGTTGTACCCTAAGTAAATGATAGACATTAAAAGTAAATCATCATTCACGTTGGATTAGCACAAACATCACAGTGGCAAGCCTGCGCAAAGAGGACGCAAAATGATGCACAGAAACGCTTCAAAGAAAGGGGCGTGTGTGTATACATAACATTTGACTTACAAAACGTTTCTCGTCCTATTCTCACGTTAATCATGATCCACTCCATGACACCCCCGATACAAAAGAACACTGGCAAAAATCTGTACGTTCCAAAACGTCTTTTTCCAGGTACAAgacttaatatatattttaggttCCGACTTTTTCTGAACATCTTTCTTTCAAAACACAATTACCAGCTAGACGCTTCTAAAGCACAGCACAATAACATGCACTAATAAAAATGAGTTGTAATCGCTAGAATACAACATCTGCTCAGTTGTGCCCTTCAACACTGATCTTGCACTTAACGCATGTATCCACTGCGCTGACAGAACAGGAATATACAACATGGCGGCGTAAACGTCATGATTAGTGTGTTCTGATAGGTCCGCTGGCTGGACTCTACCAAATCTGATATAAGAGAGGGCTGACGTCCTTTTTATACAGTCTTTGGCAttgggggtaaaaaaaaaagtatttaagcATATAAACATTTAACTATGATATATAACAATTTAACTTTGAAAAAAGCCTCTCtatgatttatatttttaagtgcTCTCAATAGATAGTCTAAAATAAGACAATTGGCTCATGCTGAtactttttgtttctttttgaaATGAAACTGATGAACAAATCAATGAAATTTATTTCTATTTACAGCATGTGGACATTTAATACTTAAAGAATGTGTTAGAAATACATGCACTCTAACATCTTGATGTTGCACATAGTGCACAATGTTTGACAGATTTCTCATCTGATGGAATGACTGAATACCTGAAACATTTTCTGgtgaatcaatttttttttgtttttttacatggtCAAGGTGTCCATAGATTACTGAACAATGCTTGAGTATCATCTGAATATGTATTTATATCATATATCATTTTATATCATATATCATTTTGATGCtttcattttgaacaaatcttgaacatttcattcccTTTTTCTTTTGCTTGGCCTCAAATGACAATGGAATTTCTACATATTAAAACATCGCATTGGAAACAGCAGCAACCACATTTGACATTCATAAATTTGTCAGTCTTCTACTTTATATGCTAGTCGGCAGAAAGTCCAGTGATGCTCCACTGTGTTCTCATTGGCACGCTCACTCATGTGGTGCACCCGTGTGTTTCGAATGGTGAATCCCTGTTTGGTGATGTAGTCCATGAGGTGGACCCTTAGAGACACCTCTTGATGATGGTCACATGGTCCAAAGGTGAAAGACACCTGACAGTCTCTTGTGTCCATCATGTGTTTGTTCCACTTGGTGAAGCTGTTGGATATTCCCTCAAGTAGCGAGTGGACCTTGGTGGTTATGGTTAGTTGTGTGATAATAACCGCTACTGGGTTTGAGTACTTAGACAGCTTGCGGGTGCTGGACAACTCCACCACCTGCTCAAAAGTGTCCAGCGGGTACAGAGGTTTTGGGTCATTGAGGCATTGTATTAAAGGCTCGATCTGATAGAAGTCAGCTTCTTTACGCAGAAGGTCCATCTCCATGAAGTCAACAGGAAGAGTGAGCTCGGATGTACGCAGGAAGTTTAATATGTAGCGGAAAAGCGTCCCGTCCCGATCGATGAAGTAGTTTCCCTGAGCGTCCCGCGTGGTGGGGAAGTCGCCACGGAACATGGCGCCCAGCATGGAATCTGGGTAACGTTGAAGAGTGGAGACAGAGGTCGTGTAGAGGTGACCTCCGACATTTAAGGTGACTGGGTGAGTCAACTAAAAGAGATGGACAATAGTGAGAAAACTTTAATGTAACTCATCACACAATCAAAAAGTGTTTTCATTCAAGACTTTAATGTAACTAACCTGTTAAtagcgagaaaaaaaaagagaagatgCTAATAACAGGTAGTGTTAAATCAAAACTTTtaccaaaaatgaaactaaagATAATTGAAAATAAAGTTTGTGTAATTGAAACCAATACGCTATTCAGTAGTTTATCCAGGTTAGGTGCACAAAGTAGACGCTGACGCGGTCAAAATGCGTCAATGGAGAAGTACAAATTAAACGCCAATGTTTCGGTCATCCAAAACTATTTAGGccgaaactgaaaaaaaaatgtttttgccgTTTTGGCAGAATATTTTTGGTTGCTGAAATTTTGGCGCATCACTAATAACAGGATCTGGGAAAAAATTAGGAAATGGTTCTTTCAATTCCTGCACTTATATCTGAATCAGATTGGACAGAACTTACAGTGTGTTGAACTGGAAATAGAAAAGGATGGTTTGTTAAAATGTAGGCTTTACAttttgctttaaaggtgccctagaacctgTTTTTgacctgaatgtgtctgtgaagtttcagctcaaaatacccgatagatttttttttttaattaatttttttaactgcctattttggggcatcattaactatgcaccgattcagcgcgcggcccctttaaatcgcgcgctccctgcccagttattatcgctccatctgccatttttcgctattgttcttgcttgcttacctagtctggtgatgattcagctgtgcacagatccagacgttaatactggctgcccttgtgtaatgccttgaacatgagctggcatatgcaaatattgggggcgtacatattaatgatcccgactgttacgtaacagtcggtgttatgttgagattcgcctgtttttcggaggtctttaaaacaaataagatttacataaggagaaggaagcaatggagtttgaaactcaatgtatgtcttttccatgtactgaactcttgttattcaactatgccaaggtaaattcaatttgagggcacctttaaagtttaaaatgatgTTAAAAGCTTAAAGTTT of the Megalobrama amblycephala isolate DHTTF-2021 linkage group LG24, ASM1881202v1, whole genome shotgun sequence genome contains:
- the LOC125259577 gene encoding small integral membrane protein 4, translated to MFRKSRNLKYILSLVPGKRRFGTYRFLPVFFCIGGVMEWIMINVRIGRETFYDVYRRKQSEREYQHKIDGGLIVLKSEAK
- the kctd6b gene encoding BTB/POZ domain-containing protein KCTD6 — its product is MDNGDWGHRLTHPVTLNVGGHLYTTSVSTLQRYPDSMLGAMFRGDFPTTRDAQGNYFIDRDGTLFRYILNFLRTSELTLPVDFMEMDLLRKEADFYQIEPLIQCLNDPKPLYPLDTFEQVVELSSTRKLSKYSNPVAVIITQLTITTKVHSLLEGISNSFTKWNKHMMDTRDCQVSFTFGPCDHHQEVSLRVHLMDYITKQGFTIRNTRVHHMSERANENTVEHHWTFCRLAYKVED